A single Campylobacter hyointestinalis subsp. hyointestinalis DNA region contains:
- a CDS encoding cytidylyltransferase domain-containing protein, whose amino-acid sequence MKVAAVIQARIGSTRLPYKMMLTLHDMPIIDWVMRRVCRSKRIDEVIVAIPSGKNDDVLFKHISKLNLKVKIFRGNQNNVLNRFYEATKNKDITHIVRVCADNPLIDWQEIDNLIDFYKNNNCDYAYNHIPKNNLYADGFGAEIISFDLLENLNHTVILDKHKEHLTSYIWDNLDKFSIKTFDPIDKELHHPELKFDIDTFEDYYKLAMKDFDIFDTSKTLINIFKDKK is encoded by the coding sequence TTGAAAGTAGCGGCTGTTATACAAGCAAGAATCGGTTCAACTAGATTGCCGTATAAGATGATGCTGACTTTACATGATATGCCAATTATTGATTGGGTCATGAGAAGAGTTTGCAGATCTAAAAGGATAGATGAAGTTATAGTTGCAATTCCAAGTGGTAAAAATGATGACGTGCTATTTAAACATATTAGTAAATTGAATTTAAAAGTAAAAATATTTAGAGGAAATCAAAATAATGTGTTAAATCGTTTTTATGAAGCTACTAAAAATAAAGATATTACCCATATAGTAAGAGTTTGTGCCGATAATCCTTTGATTGATTGGCAAGAGATAGATAATCTGATTGATTTTTATAAAAACAATAATTGCGATTATGCTTACAATCATATCCCAAAAAACAATCTTTATGCAGATGGATTTGGTGCCGAAATAATTTCATTTGATTTATTGGAAAATTTAAATCATACGGTAATTTTAGATAAACACAAGGAGCATCTGACATCATATATTTGGGATAATCTAGATAAATTTTCGATTAAAACATTTGACCCTATAGATAAAGAACTCCACCATCCGGAGCTTAAATTTGATATAGATACATTTGAAGATTATTATAAATTAGCTATGAAAGATTTTGATATATTCGATACTTCAAAAACACTTATTAATATTTTTAAGGATAAAAAATGA
- a CDS encoding N-acetylneuraminate synthase family protein, producing MKLVDLFTNINPYEKKIHRPYIIAEAGVNHECNMDIAKRLIDEAKFGGADAIKFQTYKANTIASKNSPAYWDTAKEPTKTQYELFIKHDKFWKNEMVELKKYCDKAEIEFLSTPFDVESAKFLNELMDVFKISSSDITNKPFIEYMCGFKKPIILSTGASDISEIFEAVGWIEKHENPLALLHCVLNYPTRDEDANLGMIIDLKNKFPDKLIGYSDHTLPKDMKVCEMAVILGSVIIEKHFTHDKTLLGNDHYHAMDKNDLQNFRSNLDKTFEILGEFKVKSLDNENIARKNARRSLVANRNIKKGDIISYDCLTFKRPAYGISPKFIDDVIGKMAIADIKNDTVLEWSMLK from the coding sequence ATGAAATTGGTAGATTTATTTACAAATATAAATCCGTATGAAAAAAAAATACATAGACCATATATAATAGCAGAAGCCGGAGTTAATCATGAATGCAATATGGACATTGCAAAAAGATTAATAGATGAAGCTAAATTTGGTGGGGCAGATGCTATTAAATTCCAAACATATAAGGCAAATACTATTGCTTCAAAAAATTCTCCGGCATATTGGGATACCGCAAAAGAACCTACAAAAACTCAATACGAGCTTTTTATAAAGCATGATAAATTTTGGAAAAATGAGATGGTTGAGCTAAAAAAATATTGCGATAAAGCTGAAATAGAATTTTTAAGCACACCTTTTGATGTAGAGTCGGCTAAGTTTTTAAACGAATTAATGGATGTTTTTAAAATTTCTTCAAGTGACATCACAAACAAACCATTTATAGAATATATGTGTGGTTTTAAAAAACCTATAATATTGTCAACTGGTGCTAGCGATATAAGTGAGATATTTGAAGCTGTTGGGTGGATAGAGAAGCATGAAAATCCACTTGCTTTACTTCATTGCGTACTTAACTACCCAACTAGAGATGAAGATGCTAATTTAGGTATGATAATAGACTTGAAAAATAAATTTCCAGATAAACTCATAGGCTACAGTGATCATACATTGCCAAAAGATATGAAAGTGTGCGAGATGGCAGTTATATTAGGTAGCGTAATAATAGAAAAACATTTTACTCACGATAAGACACTACTTGGAAATGACCATTATCATGCTATGGATAAGAATGATCTACAAAATTTTAGATCCAATCTCGATAAAACATTTGAAATTTTGGGTGAATTTAAAGTTAAATCTCTTGATAATGAAAATATTGCTAGGAAAAATGCAAGAAGAAGTTTGGTTGCAAATAGAAATATAAAGAAAGGGGATATTATAAGCTATGATTGTTTGACATTCAAAAGACCAGCTTATGGTATAAGTCCTAAATTTATAGATGATGTGATTGGTAAGATGGCTATCGCTGATATAAAAAATGATACTGTACTAGAGTGGAGTATGCTAAAATGA
- a CDS encoding DUF4910 domain-containing protein translates to MEYAKMIDYTQKLDSYLKKLFPLNRSITGDANRQTLKILQDIVPLNILEYKSGERAYDWVIPDEWNVREAWIKNSKGEKVIDFKKSNLHLVGYSIPLHKKNMKLNEFKSNLHFLQNLPNAIPYRTSYYNKNWGFCLSYNDFTKYFNDNEEYEIFINTEFKKGSLSVGELLIPGKTKQEYLISCYICHPSMANDSLSGVLVSAFLAKELLKNQSKLEHSYRFIFVPETIGAITYCAKNEASMKRIKNALVITTCGGGYGDWGYKQSWQKENCINDMVEDVFKENNINFITYPFDIHGSDERQYSSQGFRINCVSITKDKYYEYKEYHTSLDNLDFVKAKNLNTALNLYLQLINKMDKNLVYKNLYPNCEVMLSKYNLYPKTGGAQLPGMNVSALDIILYSLFYMDGNTSLYEISKKLGIGIEILFANIKDLIYKQIIKVVDGKI, encoded by the coding sequence GTGGAGTATGCTAAAATGATTGATTATACACAAAAGTTAGATAGCTATCTTAAAAAATTATTTCCATTAAATAGAAGTATAACCGGCGACGCAAATAGGCAAACTCTTAAAATTTTACAAGATATTGTTCCCCTTAACATTTTGGAATATAAATCAGGAGAAAGGGCATATGATTGGGTTATACCAGATGAATGGAATGTTAGGGAAGCTTGGATTAAAAATAGTAAGGGTGAAAAAGTTATAGATTTTAAAAAATCAAATTTGCATTTAGTGGGCTATTCTATACCATTGCATAAGAAAAATATGAAGCTAAACGAATTCAAATCAAATTTGCATTTTTTGCAAAATCTACCTAATGCAATTCCATATCGCACTAGTTATTATAATAAAAATTGGGGATTTTGTTTAAGCTATAATGATTTTACAAAATATTTTAATGATAATGAAGAATATGAAATTTTTATAAATACTGAGTTTAAAAAAGGCTCTTTATCTGTTGGAGAGCTGCTTATACCAGGAAAGACTAAACAGGAATATCTCATTTCTTGCTATATCTGCCATCCTTCAATGGCAAATGATAGTTTGAGTGGTGTTTTAGTTTCTGCATTTTTAGCAAAAGAGTTATTAAAAAATCAATCAAAATTAGAACATAGCTATCGATTTATTTTTGTTCCTGAAACTATCGGTGCCATTACTTATTGTGCTAAAAATGAAGCTTCAATGAAACGTATAAAAAATGCACTCGTTATTACCACTTGCGGGGGGGGGTACGGAGACTGGGGCTATAAGCAGTCTTGGCAAAAAGAAAATTGCATAAATGATATGGTTGAAGATGTTTTTAAAGAAAATAATATAAATTTTATAACATATCCATTTGATATACATGGAAGCGATGAGAGACAATACTCATCACAAGGTTTTAGGATAAATTGTGTTAGTATAACTAAAGATAAGTATTATGAATATAAAGAATACCATACTAGTCTCGATAATCTTGATTTTGTAAAAGCCAAAAATTTAAATACAGCATTAAATTTATATCTACAACTAATCAATAAAATGGATAAAAATTTAGTTTATAAAAATCTTTATCCAAATTGCGAGGTAATGCTTAGCAAATATAACTTGTATCCAAAAACTGGTGGTGCTCAGTTGCCAGGTATGAATGTATCTGCATTAGATATCATACTTTATAGTCTATTCTATATGGATGGAAATACTAGCCTTTATGAAATTAGTAAAAAATTAGGTATCGGTATCGAGATTTTATTTGCCAATATAAAGGATTTGATATATAAACAAATTATAAAGGTTGTGGATGGAAAAATTTAA
- a CDS encoding radical SAM/SPASM domain-containing protein: protein MGEKYIPINKGHFNLDTEDRVKEFSKKMAVGWEENEYLTYRKEWEDFPKQKIIREYPLQVDLELSSACTLRCPMCYTITDEFKKNVKKSFMDFDLFKKIVDEIAGKVYALRLSWRGESSLHPKFIEAIAYAKDKGIKEVSFLTSGIKLNLDFFKQIVEAKADWITVSIDGVNEIYNSVRKPLKFEETLQKIKDIYNYKRERCIIKPTIKIQTIWPAIRNNPEEYYNTFKDITDLISFNPIIDYLGKDEDIIYEENFSCPQLYERVFVASNGLVHMCNSDEFGKLPIGDAYKESIYDIWHGEKLNKIRKLHSKQDGFKNLEMCKKCFYPRKMQVNEEAYVNNRRILIENYINRKQKIGE from the coding sequence ATGGGTGAAAAATATATTCCAATAAACAAAGGACATTTTAACTTAGATACAGAAGATAGAGTTAAAGAATTTAGCAAAAAGATGGCAGTTGGATGGGAAGAAAACGAGTACTTAACCTATAGAAAAGAATGGGAAGATTTCCCGAAACAAAAAATAATACGCGAGTATCCATTACAAGTCGATTTAGAACTTTCATCTGCTTGTACATTGAGATGCCCCATGTGTTATACAATAACAGATGAATTTAAAAAAAATGTTAAAAAAAGTTTTATGGATTTTGATTTATTTAAAAAAATAGTTGATGAGATTGCTGGAAAGGTATATGCTTTAAGGCTTAGTTGGAGAGGTGAAAGTTCTCTTCATCCAAAATTTATAGAAGCTATAGCTTATGCAAAAGATAAAGGTATTAAAGAGGTATCCTTTTTGACAAGTGGTATAAAGTTAAATTTAGATTTTTTTAAACAGATTGTTGAGGCAAAAGCAGATTGGATAACGGTTTCCATAGATGGTGTTAATGAGATATACAATAGTGTTAGAAAACCACTTAAATTTGAAGAGACTTTGCAGAAAATAAAAGATATATATAATTATAAAAGAGAGCGATGTATTATAAAACCAACCATAAAAATACAAACCATTTGGCCTGCAATCAGAAATAATCCAGAAGAATACTATAATACATTTAAGGACATTACAGATCTTATATCATTTAATCCTATTATTGATTATTTAGGAAAAGATGAAGATATTATTTATGAAGAAAATTTTTCATGTCCGCAACTTTACGAAAGAGTTTTTGTAGCTTCAAATGGATTGGTTCATATGTGCAATAGTGATGAATTCGGTAAATTGCCAATCGGAGATGCCTATAAAGAAAGTATCTATGATATATGGCATGGAGAAAAACTAAATAAAATAAGAAAACTACATAGCAAACAAGATGGTTTTAAAAATTTAGAAATGTGTAAAAAATGTTTCTATCCGCGCAAAATGCAAGTTAATGAAGAGGCATATGTAAATAATAGGAGAATTTTAATAGAAAACTATATTAATAGAAAACAAAAAATAGGAGAATAA
- a CDS encoding carbamoyltransferase C-terminal domain-containing protein, translating to MKVLSIYWGICASASIFIDGKVVAATHEERYTRIKNDDSFPENAINYCLSEAGISASELDLAVIASNIQEFNYQVTRHAKWSVEDYLKEQINYWKPMLYDKKKLDYLEVFDYLKDYEQYPKDYWKANENNRSKFYMDRTKILAQYLGINPNKCICIEHHRCHAAYAYYVSPFRGEEVLAFTIDGSGDGLNATIGIYDKNGHYTRVYETDQCFIGRIYRYITLLLGMKPNEHEFKVMGLAPYGKAKYAKKAYEVFASTLYVDGIEFKWKQKPTDSYFWFKERLEGIRFDNIAWGLQKWVEDLLTEWIRNAINKFKISKIIIAGGVSMNIKAMGKISYLPEVQDIFIGGSASDESMAISAGICAVEDKDVEFNPIKMYPIQNLYLGQEASLYEEQVAIENLDSSYTIIDKFNAKDIATLLANSAILARCAGRMEFGQRALGNRSILADPSNLRVRDTINDMIKNRDFWMPFAPIVMDKYMDIYLQNPKKIFSPYMTIGFDTTSIGYEAMIAACHPADKSARPQMLTKDLNQNLYMILEEFEKIRGIGALLNTSFNLHGYPIVNTPSQAIYVLKNSGLDGLILNNFIVLKK from the coding sequence ATGAAGGTATTATCAATATATTGGGGTATATGTGCAAGTGCATCTATTTTTATAGATGGTAAAGTAGTGGCGGCAACTCATGAGGAGAGATATACTAGAATAAAGAATGATGACTCTTTTCCAGAGAACGCTATTAATTATTGTTTGAGCGAAGCTGGTATAAGTGCTAGTGAGCTAGATCTTGCTGTCATAGCATCCAATATTCAAGAATTTAATTACCAAGTCACACGACATGCTAAATGGAGCGTAGAAGATTATTTAAAAGAACAAATTAACTATTGGAAGCCTATGCTTTATGACAAAAAAAAATTAGATTATTTAGAAGTTTTTGATTACCTTAAAGACTATGAACAATATCCTAAAGATTATTGGAAAGCTAATGAGAACAACAGGTCTAAATTTTATATGGATAGAACAAAAATTTTAGCACAATATTTGGGTATAAATCCTAATAAGTGTATATGTATAGAACATCATAGGTGCCATGCTGCTTATGCATATTATGTATCACCTTTTAGAGGTGAAGAAGTTTTGGCTTTTACAATAGATGGTAGTGGCGATGGATTAAATGCTACTATAGGAATTTATGATAAAAATGGTCATTATACTAGAGTATATGAGACAGATCAGTGCTTTATAGGGCGTATATATAGATATATAACTCTTTTACTTGGTATGAAACCAAATGAGCATGAATTTAAAGTTATGGGATTAGCACCTTACGGAAAAGCAAAATATGCTAAAAAAGCTTATGAGGTTTTTGCTAGTACCTTATATGTGGATGGTATAGAGTTTAAATGGAAACAAAAGCCTACTGATAGCTATTTTTGGTTTAAAGAAAGACTTGAAGGTATCAGATTTGATAATATTGCTTGGGGATTGCAAAAGTGGGTAGAAGATCTGCTTACAGAGTGGATAAGAAATGCTATAAATAAATTTAAAATTTCGAAAATTATTATAGCGGGGGGGGTGTCTATGAATATAAAAGCAATGGGTAAGATATCTTATTTGCCAGAAGTTCAAGATATATTTATAGGCGGTAGTGCTAGCGATGAATCTATGGCTATAAGTGCTGGTATATGCGCAGTAGAAGATAAAGATGTTGAGTTTAATCCCATTAAAATGTATCCAATACAAAATTTATATTTGGGTCAAGAGGCAAGTTTGTATGAAGAACAAGTTGCTATAGAAAATTTAGATAGTTCATATACCATAATTGATAAATTTAACGCTAAAGATATAGCTACACTTTTGGCTAATAGTGCTATTTTAGCAAGGTGTGCTGGTAGAATGGAATTTGGACAAAGGGCACTTGGTAATAGATCCATTTTGGCAGATCCATCAAATTTGCGAGTAAGAGATACTATAAATGACATGATAAAAAACAGAGATTTTTGGATGCCTTTTGCCCCTATAGTTATGGATAAATATATGGATATATATTTACAAAACCCAAAGAAAATTTTTAGCCCATATATGACTATAGGTTTTGATACAACTAGTATAGGATATGAGGCTATGATAGCAGCTTGTCATCCGGCAGACAAAAGTGCAAGACCGCAAATGTTAACAAAAGATCTGAACCAGAATCTATATATGATATTAGAAGAATTCGAAAAAATAAGAGGTATAGGGGCTTTGCTAAATACTAGTTTTAATCTGCATGGTTATCCAATAGTCAACACTCCAAGTCAAGCAATATATGTTTTAAAAAATAGTGGACTAGACGGTTTAATATTGAATAATTTTATTGTTTTAAAAAAATAA
- a CDS encoding radical SAM protein, producing MSILTTNYSKHSVGIDEYIKVHHKSPDQYANYRRMWDQNMVAGGGSNLLFLLLESTSKCNLKCPMCSHYDGYPQTADMNEEIFKKALKGIKDMQIPSVCMNLTNEPLLDKGIFDKIKAVSDIDSVFDIHMNTNATLLDEKAATKLLSSGLTRLLIGFDGFSKETYESVRNKAKYEIVLNNILNFIKLKEESKKVFPVVRLSFVKTSMNENEIEQWVDFWKDKVDYLIIQEYLSTVADNSKDYLKPQNSLRKGISKDNIFCNQPFERLAIRGNGDVLPCCSHLMAGNGGAVGNLLYNSLDEIWNNDKMQSIRNAFLNSTWDNHPICSKCLSTTYKLE from the coding sequence ATGAGTATTCTAACTACAAATTATTCTAAACATTCAGTGGGAATAGATGAGTATATCAAAGTTCATCATAAGTCCCCTGATCAATATGCAAACTACAGAAGGATGTGGGATCAAAATATGGTGGCGGGGGGGGGTAGCAACTTGCTATTTCTGCTTTTAGAAAGCACTTCAAAATGCAATCTAAAGTGTCCTATGTGTTCGCATTATGACGGATATCCGCAAACTGCTGATATGAATGAGGAGATATTTAAAAAAGCCTTAAAAGGCATAAAAGATATGCAAATTCCGTCTGTATGTATGAATCTAACAAATGAGCCTTTGTTAGATAAAGGTATATTTGATAAAATAAAAGCAGTATCTGATATAGATAGTGTATTTGATATACATATGAATACAAATGCAACTTTACTAGACGAAAAAGCAGCTACTAAATTGCTCTCTAGTGGTCTTACAAGACTTTTGATAGGTTTTGATGGGTTTTCTAAAGAGACTTATGAAAGTGTAAGAAATAAAGCTAAGTATGAAATAGTATTAAATAACATTTTAAATTTTATCAAACTAAAAGAAGAAAGTAAAAAAGTCTTTCCTGTAGTGAGATTATCTTTTGTAAAAACTTCAATGAATGAAAATGAGATAGAACAATGGGTTGATTTTTGGAAAGATAAGGTTGATTATCTCATTATCCAAGAGTATCTATCAACTGTAGCAGATAATTCCAAGGATTATCTTAAACCGCAAAATAGTTTAAGAAAAGGTATTTCAAAAGACAATATTTTTTGCAATCAACCTTTTGAAAGATTGGCTATCAGGGGTAATGGTGATGTTTTGCCGTGCTGTTCGCATCTAATGGCTGGAAATGGTGGAGCTGTTGGAAATTTGTTGTATAATTCTTTAGATGAAATTTGGAATAATGATAAAATGCAATCCATAAGAAATGCATTTTTAAATTCTACTTGGGATAATCATCCTATTTGTTCTAAATGCTTGAGTACAACTTATAAATTGGAGTGA
- a CDS encoding LIC12162 family transferase encodes MVFLATTALDEFWDKKADKIIFLGEWCKTNSDIKYLKAYETMPFLWSNEQVVKAAFKECWNIYDEIMPILSNYLNNVHGIDKSSRYWKIIIGNWLWSFIQIVYDRYRCIEEFIKAYSKFDTFVLHKDNYITPVEYKDFIANISSDAYNLQLYSQIFEYLGYKFRTKRYEIGQAYTYSQQNSKIREISYRLLNIFFAKKPSVVISNGYFSNKFSTLNLAFKSKGKIFFDHFYDSFSVSVDKNVALREELSEYYDGDNKFIKLLFALFEQNFPLLFLEGFSDMRKVALNKKSTKAKVYVTANYLHYNYLYKFFIAEHIDKISLVGIQHGGSYGVDNFCNAEMYERDILDYFITFGWEDDYHTKACTSEKLNQKIKSKKNGYILFVMNDMLKYLYQMNLFYPSSAIKLAYLPKTLSFFNSIGSIDRFLVRTYPVDNGFKIKQTIRNTFPNIKLDDHSKTFHCRLKNARLFVSDHMNTTYLETLAMNFPTVIFIDKNYYSFRKPEIIQLLIDAKILFYDEIEAAHHINSIYDNIDDWWLSDEVQKARREFCYHYARTSEDWAREYIKVFNNILEKNARN; translated from the coding sequence TTGGTATTTTTAGCAACTACTGCATTAGATGAGTTTTGGGATAAAAAAGCAGATAAAATTATTTTTTTGGGTGAATGGTGTAAGACAAACTCAGATATAAAATATTTGAAAGCATATGAAACAATGCCATTTTTATGGAGTAATGAGCAAGTAGTTAAAGCAGCATTTAAAGAATGTTGGAATATTTACGATGAAATAATGCCTATTTTATCCAATTATTTAAATAACGTACATGGTATTGATAAAAGTAGCAGATATTGGAAGATAATAATAGGGAATTGGCTATGGAGTTTTATTCAAATAGTATATGATAGATACAGATGCATTGAAGAATTTATAAAAGCTTATTCTAAATTTGATACCTTTGTTTTACATAAAGACAATTATATTACACCTGTAGAATATAAAGACTTCATAGCAAATATTTCTAGTGATGCATATAATCTACAGTTGTATTCACAGATATTTGAGTATTTGGGATATAAATTTAGGACAAAGCGATATGAGATAGGTCAAGCTTATACTTATAGTCAACAAAACTCAAAGATAAGAGAGATATCGTATAGATTACTAAATATTTTTTTTGCAAAAAAACCAAGTGTAGTTATTAGCAACGGATATTTTTCAAATAAATTTTCTACTTTAAATTTGGCTTTTAAGTCAAAAGGCAAAATATTTTTTGACCATTTTTATGATAGTTTCTCTGTAAGTGTGGATAAAAATGTAGCTTTACGAGAAGAGTTATCTGAGTATTATGACGGAGATAATAAATTTATAAAATTACTTTTTGCATTATTTGAGCAAAATTTTCCATTACTTTTTCTGGAAGGTTTTAGTGATATGAGAAAAGTTGCTTTAAATAAAAAATCAACTAAAGCAAAAGTATATGTTACGGCTAATTATTTACATTATAATTATCTATATAAATTTTTTATAGCTGAACATATAGATAAAATTTCTCTTGTAGGCATTCAGCATGGTGGTTCGTATGGTGTTGACAATTTTTGCAATGCAGAAATGTATGAAAGAGATATTTTGGATTATTTTATTACTTTTGGATGGGAAGATGATTATCATACAAAGGCATGCACGAGTGAAAAATTAAATCAAAAAATCAAATCTAAAAAAAATGGTTATATTTTATTTGTTATGAATGATATGCTTAAGTATCTTTATCAAATGAATTTGTTTTATCCAAGTTCGGCTATAAAATTAGCCTATCTGCCAAAAACATTATCATTTTTTAATAGCATAGGTAGCATTGATAGATTTTTAGTTAGAACATATCCAGTAGATAACGGTTTTAAGATCAAACAGACTATTAGAAATACTTTTCCAAATATAAAATTAGATGACCATTCTAAAACATTTCATTGTAGATTGAAAAATGCTAGGCTTTTTGTATCAGATCATATGAATACAACATATCTTGAAACTTTAGCTATGAATTTTCCAACGGTTATTTTTATAGATAAAAATTACTATTCATTTAGAAAACCTGAAATTATTCAATTGCTTATTGATGCAAAAATACTTTTTTATGATGAAATAGAAGCAGCACATCATATAAATTCTATATATGACAATATTGATGATTGGTGGTTGTCTGATGAGGTTCAAAAAGCAAGACGTGAATTTTGCTATCATTACGCAAGAACATCTGAAGATTGGGCGAGAGAATACATAAAAGTATTTAATAATATTTTGGAAAAAAATGCAAGAAACTAG
- a CDS encoding lipopolysaccharide biosynthesis protein: MQETSLKKRYSVKLFTNIILGVVNAILISIVPKALGPVAYGQFIYLQEFFTQAIGLLDMGSSMAFFTKLSARNERKELITFYFLYSFFILCLIVGFVYVNHILGFINYFVPGIPIEYIYMGLVFSFFTWFTQIFIKISDAYALTVSVELIKIGHKIISLLILLFFIYQLTFDIELYYYFNYISLVSFLFITSWLFIKKDIFKNILSIKLPIMNLIKEFVLYCHPLLIYSIVLLISGFFDIWLLQRQAGSEQTGFYGLSYSIVAVCFLFANSMTSLIIREFSKSYEQRNLENMRKLFCKYTPMLYSISAYFAVFISFQSENVLMIFVDENFQGAFIVLVIMAFYPIHQTYGQLGGSIFYATGNTNLLKNIVLFITPISIILTFVFIYILNLGALGLASKMIIIQFLGVNVQLYFNAKILKFNIAYFIWHQIYSLLFFICLAFISSFLFNDIFYLRLPLLEFLLSGLFYTVLVIIFTYIFPQIFATSRDEIRANLTKVRRYVIKK; encoded by the coding sequence ATGCAAGAAACTAGCTTAAAAAAACGTTATTCAGTAAAACTTTTTACAAATATCATACTTGGAGTCGTTAACGCGATTTTAATATCAATTGTGCCAAAAGCATTAGGTCCAGTAGCGTATGGCCAGTTTATTTATTTGCAAGAGTTTTTTACGCAAGCCATAGGGCTGCTTGATATGGGCAGCTCTATGGCTTTTTTTACTAAACTTAGTGCTAGGAATGAGAGAAAAGAATTGATAACTTTTTATTTCCTTTACTCATTTTTCATTTTGTGTTTAATAGTTGGATTTGTTTATGTAAATCATATTTTAGGTTTTATAAACTACTTTGTTCCCGGTATACCCATTGAGTACATATATATGGGATTGGTATTTAGTTTTTTTACATGGTTTACCCAGATATTTATTAAGATATCTGATGCTTATGCTTTGACTGTATCTGTTGAGCTTATAAAGATAGGGCATAAGATAATTTCTCTCTTGATACTTTTATTTTTTATTTATCAATTAACTTTTGATATAGAGCTTTATTATTATTTTAATTATATATCCTTAGTATCTTTTTTATTTATTACGTCTTGGCTTTTTATTAAAAAAGATATATTTAAGAATATTCTCAGCATTAAACTACCAATTATGAATTTAATAAAAGAATTTGTTTTATATTGTCATCCATTGCTAATCTATAGTATTGTTTTGCTAATATCTGGATTCTTCGATATATGGTTATTGCAAAGACAAGCAGGTAGCGAACAAACTGGTTTTTATGGACTATCATATAGCATAGTTGCCGTATGCTTTCTATTTGCAAATTCTATGACATCTCTTATTATAAGAGAATTTAGCAAATCATACGAACAAAGAAATTTAGAAAATATGCGAAAACTTTTTTGTAAATATACTCCTATGCTTTATAGCATTTCTGCTTATTTCGCCGTGTTTATATCTTTTCAAAGTGAAAATGTGCTAATGATATTTGTTGATGAAAATTTTCAAGGTGCATTTATAGTGCTTGTAATAATGGCATTTTACCCTATACATCAAACATACGGGCAATTAGGCGGAAGTATATTTTATGCAACTGGAAATACTAATCTTCTAAAAAATATTGTACTTTTTATAACACCTATAAGCATCATATTGACATTTGTTTTTATATATATTCTTAATTTGGGCGCTTTAGGATTGGCATCTAAAATGATTATAATACAATTTCTAGGAGTAAATGTTCAATTATATTTTAATGCTAAGATTTTAAAATTTAATATCGCATATTTTATATGGCATCAAATCTATTCACTATTATTTTTTATATGCCTAGCTTTTATATCTAGTTTTTTATTTAATGATATATTTTATTTAAGATTACCATTACTGGAGTTTTTATTATCAGGTTTGTTTTATACAGTATTAGTTATAATTTTTACATATATATTTCCACAAATTTTTGCAACTTCTAGAGATGAAATAAGAGCAAATTTAACTAAGGTAAGACGTTATGTCATTAAAAAATAA